Within Chelatococcus sp. HY11, the genomic segment AGCTGTTCGGCGACAAGGCGGCGATGACGCCTAAGGGAACACCGACGACGATCGCGACCAGAAGGGCAAGGAGACCGAGACTGAAGGTGACGGGCAACCGCTCGATGATGGCATCGGCCACGGAGCGGCCAAGGAAGTACGAATTGCCGAGATCGCCGGTCAAAGAACCGGCGACCCACAGGCTGAGCTGTTCAACATAAGGGCGATCGAGGCCAAGCCTCGCGCGCGCGATGGCCAACCCCTCCGCGCCCGTATCCTGCCCGACGAACCCGGCGGCGGGATCGCCGGGGGTGGCATGCACGATCACGAAGGAGAGGACGCTGACGGCGATCCACATCGGGATGAAGAGGATCAGTCGGCGCACGATCATGTTGAACATGGCAGGTACCGCCGGCCCGGTTATTTCTTGGTCTGGGATACATCCCAGAAGCGCGGCGTGACGTAGAAGGGAACGTATCCCTTTAAGGTGGCGCGGGTGCCTTCCGGCTCGAAATAATCGCCAATGCGGATGATGGGCAGATCATCCCAGACGATCCGCTGCACGTCCTCCCAGGCTTTTTTGCGCTGGTCATCAGCCAAGCCCGAATTGACCTTGGAGAGCGCGCCTTCCATTTCCTGGTTACAATAGCCGAAGGCGGACACCGTGCCGCATTGCAGCGATGACAGAGTCTGGAACGGATCGAGCCGTGGTGACCAGCCGGTCTGGTTGATCGCCCAATCCGCCTTCTCCTGCGCTCGCTTGATCTGAGAGGGCCAGTCCATGAGCTCAAGTTTCACGTTGATGCCCGCCTTTTGCCATTGCGCCGCGAGCGCTTGGCTCGCCTTGAACATCCAGCTGTAGTTCTGGTTTGTAATAAAAACGATCGGCTCGCCGTTATATCCGGCCTCTGCGAGAAGTTTCTTCACCGCATCAGCGTTCGGAGCGTTATAGGTCTGCGCTCCGGCTTGCGAATACCATTGCTTCTGTTCCGGGAAGAAGATGCTCGGCTGGACGCGGTAGTAGTCCTTGCGACCGAAAGAGGCGGCCTGCAGGATCTGCTCCGGGTTGACCGCCGCTTCAAGCGCCTTGCGGAAAGGCTTCTTGGCGATCCATGGGTCCTTGTGATCGAGTTCAAGGAGGATCGCCCAGCGTGGCTTGACGATTTCCACCTTAACTGCCTTGTCACCCTCAAGCTGGGGAACAGCGGTAATGGAGATCGCCTCGGCGAAGTCGAAATCGCCGGTCTGCAGTCCAGCCACGCGCGCTGCTTCCTCCGGCACCGGCAGGAAGTTCACCTCATCCGCGCAAGCGGTCCGCGCACCGCCGAACCCTGTCGGCCCCTTGAAGCGTGGGTCCGTGATGTAATCGGTGAATTTGGTCATGCTGATGCTGACGTCAGGTTGCCAGCGATTGAGCTTGTAGGGACCGGTGCCGATGATATCGGCCCCCGTCACTTCCTTGTCGCCATATTTGGCAACGATTTCCGAAGGGTAGATCGCCACCGTCGGCGACGGAATGGCGAGGTTGCTCAGGAATGGGAAATCCGCTTTCAGGGTGAATTTGACCGTCTTCGGATCGACGGTCTCAACGGATTGCAGGTTCTTGAAGCGCCCCGCGCCAGGCGAGATCTTGAGGAACCGCTGAATGGACGCCGTCACGTCGTCGGCGGTCATCGTCTTTCCATTGTGGAATTTGATTCCATCGCGCAGCGTGAAAGTATAGGTCAGACCGTCATCACTGCGAACCCACTTCTCGGCGAGCTGCGGGATGACCTGATAGTTATCGTCGTAGGTAACAAGAGATTCAAATAAGTAGATCGCCACCTGGCGGCTGGCGTTAGTCGTCGAAAGAATGGCATCCATGGTCGACGCGTTTGTCGTCATCGCGGCCTGAATCTTTCCGCCCTGAACCTCGCAGGCCGCATAGGCGACAGGCGAAGCACCGGCGAGCAGCAGACAGCCAAGCAATGCTGAGACAGGCATGTTCTTCATGTGAGTTCCCCTCTCTTGTTTCATGAGCCGTGGCAGCTCAAATCGTCAGATCGTCCAATCCTGTGGCCCTGATGGGCGCTCGCTGGGGCGCAAATTCGGCAAAGCGCCTTGCTGCGCCCATGTCCTTGAGGCCAATTCCGGTAATGACGCAGGTGATGGTCGCCTCGGGATCGATCTCGCCCCGACGAGCCGCCGCTATCAACGCCGCCGCCGCATAGGCGCCCTGCGGCTCGGCGAAGACGCCTTCCTTTGTCGCGAGCCAGGTCTGCGCCTCGGCGATCGCGTCGGCACCCAAAGGCGTCAGCGTGCCGCCGGTCGCCCGGATCGCTCCGTCGGCCCAGTCGCCATCAAGCGGCAGATAGTAGTCGCCCAAGGCATACGGCTCCTGATGCAACTTGTCGATCGGCGCGAAATTGCGATCGATCCGTTGCCCGCCATGGATGACCGGAATGGACTTTGCCTGCGAAAGGCCGACGAGCTCCTGGAAACCCTTATAGACCCCACCGAGCAGCCCGCCGCCTCCGACGCAACAGTACATCACATCAGGCACCTGGCCGAGGCTCGCCGCGATCTCGAATGCAATGGTCTTCGTGCCCTCGACCATGAACGGATTGACCGGTCGCGCCGAGATCATGGGGACGATGTCACGGGCTGCGCAAAAGGCGCCGAGATCGGCATAGAGCTGCCAGTAGCGGCGGACATGGCCTGGCGTTGGCGCGGGGACAAGATAGAGCTGGGCACCATAGACGCTGATCTGGTCGCGCTTCCCGTCCGCCGTGTCCTCGGCCACCAGAACGATGGCGTCATAGCCCGCCTTGGCACAATAGGCAGACAGCGCGTTGCCGACATTGCCCGAGGATACCGTGGCGTAGCGGTGCCGCCCCCAGGAGCGGCCCATGCTGATCGCGACCGACATCTGGCGGTCCTTGAACGAACCGGTCGGGTTCGATCCTTCCAGCTTGAAGAACAAGTTCTTCAGCCCCAGCTCGCGGGCGAAGCGTTCTGAGCGGACGAGCGGGGTGTTGCCCTCGCCGATGCTGACCACATGCGATGGGTCGAAGGGCGTCAGCACCGCGCCGAAGCGCTCCCACATCGAACCTGCCGTCTTCCAGCGCGCGCCAAACGCCTCAGCCGCCCCCTCGAGGTCGAAGGTCACGCTCAGCTCACCGCCATCGTCCGGCGCGCGCAAGGTCGGACCGATGGGGTATCGCACACCCGTCTTCACATTGGTCAGCCATGCGCGGTTGTTATCGTCGGTCATTGGGATAGCCATTCGTAGGACATGTGTCAGGGAGAGGTCATTGGGGACGACAGGATTTCGCGGCCGCGCACCATCACCCATGCGGGGGTGCGGAACGCCGCGGGATTCTCGAGAGGATTATCAGCGAGGGCGATAAGGTCGGCGCGCAGCCCAGCGCGGATCGCGCCGGCCTCGTGGTCGATCCGCATGGCGCGGGCCACGATGGTCGTGGCGTTGCGGATGGCCTGCAGCGGTGTCAGGCCCGCCTCGACCATCATGACGATCTCTCGCCATGTCTCATCGAAGGGCGTCGCGGCCGTGCCGGCATCGGTGCCGCAGATCATCGGGATGCCCTGATCCGCCATCTGCTTGAAGATCCTCATCATCCGCCGCTCCTGCGCGAGACGGAAATGCTCATGGGGCGTGCCCTCGCCAGTCGCGCGCACCCCTTCCAGGGCCTTCGTGCTGGCTGCGAGCCCCATCATCACGGCCGAGCCGCTGGCGCGGATCGCGTCCGTGACATCCTGGCGATAGACGCGCTCCAGCCAGCCCTCGCCCGTGCGCTCGAAGAAGGCGCAATGCTCGATGCTGTCGAAGCCGGCGCGGGCGCTCCGGATCGTGCCTTCGGACGACAGGCAATGGGAGACCGTCGACATGTCGAGGCTCCGCGCCTCCTCGACCAGCGCGGTGAGCTCAGCCAGCTCAAAGGCCGCGACTTCAGGCAGGGTGCCCGGTGTCATCTGGCCGCCGGTCGCCATGACCTTAGCGCTGCGAGCGCCGGCGGCGCGGGTCTGACGCACGAGGGCCCTCACCTCGTCGCTGGTCGTCGCCTCACCGCCCATATAGTGGAGATGTCCACATATGGCGGTAATCGGCGGGCCGCACATCAGAAGATTGGGAAGCACCGCCTCCCCCTCGTCCGCGGCGGCCAGCATCGCCTGCATCACCGGGATATCGGAGCCGCAGTCGCGCGCCGTGGTGACACCGCTCAACGCCATGACGCAGGCGTTGTCCAGCGCCCGCGCAACACGCTCTTCCGGCGTTTCCGCCAGATAGACCTCCCGCACATTGTCGGTGCCGTTGAAGGCGAAATGAACATGGCTATTCATCAAGCCCGGAAAGACGAGGAGGCTGCCGAGATCTAGAACTTTCGCACCTTTGGCGGCAGGGCGTGACGCCATCTCTTCGCGAGGGCCGACCGCAGTGATCACGCCGTTAGTAACGAGGATGTCCTGCCCGGGCACGACCCCGCCTTGCTCATCAAGAAAAGCCGCAGCCGAACGAATAAGCAGGGCGTCCGTCATCGCTGCCTCCTTTTCGGATCGATCGCCTGGCCGAGCCCATCGCCGAGGAGATTGAGCGAGAGAACCGTGAGGCCGAGGGCAAGACCGGGGTAGAAAATCAGCCAGGACGCGTGCTGAAAGCTCGATCTCGCCTCGCCCAGGATGTTGCCCCAGCTCGGCTCGGGCGGCTGCAGGCCAAGGCCGACAAAGCTCAGCCCGGCCTCGCCGAGAATGGCATAGGCGAAGAGGAACGTTTCCTGCACCATCAGCGCCGGCAGGATCCCTGGCAAGATATGCACGAGCAAAACGCGCGGACGCGACACACCGATCGCCTCGGCAGCCTCCACGTAGGTCTGC encodes:
- a CDS encoding ABC transporter substrate-binding protein, which codes for MKNMPVSALLGCLLLAGASPVAYAACEVQGGKIQAAMTTNASTMDAILSTTNASRQVAIYLFESLVTYDDNYQVIPQLAEKWVRSDDGLTYTFTLRDGIKFHNGKTMTADDVTASIQRFLKISPGAGRFKNLQSVETVDPKTVKFTLKADFPFLSNLAIPSPTVAIYPSEIVAKYGDKEVTGADIIGTGPYKLNRWQPDVSISMTKFTDYITDPRFKGPTGFGGARTACADEVNFLPVPEEAARVAGLQTGDFDFAEAISITAVPQLEGDKAVKVEIVKPRWAILLELDHKDPWIAKKPFRKALEAAVNPEQILQAASFGRKDYYRVQPSIFFPEQKQWYSQAGAQTYNAPNADAVKKLLAEAGYNGEPIVFITNQNYSWMFKASQALAAQWQKAGINVKLELMDWPSQIKRAQEKADWAINQTGWSPRLDPFQTLSSLQCGTVSAFGYCNQEMEGALSKVNSGLADDQRKKAWEDVQRIVWDDLPIIRIGDYFEPEGTRATLKGYVPFYVTPRFWDVSQTKK
- a CDS encoding pyridoxal-phosphate dependent enzyme, with product MTDDNNRAWLTNVKTGVRYPIGPTLRAPDDGGELSVTFDLEGAAEAFGARWKTAGSMWERFGAVLTPFDPSHVVSIGEGNTPLVRSERFARELGLKNLFFKLEGSNPTGSFKDRQMSVAISMGRSWGRHRYATVSSGNVGNALSAYCAKAGYDAIVLVAEDTADGKRDQISVYGAQLYLVPAPTPGHVRRYWQLYADLGAFCAARDIVPMISARPVNPFMVEGTKTIAFEIAASLGQVPDVMYCCVGGGGLLGGVYKGFQELVGLSQAKSIPVIHGGQRIDRNFAPIDKLHQEPYALGDYYLPLDGDWADGAIRATGGTLTPLGADAIAEAQTWLATKEGVFAEPQGAYAAAALIAAARRGEIDPEATITCVITGIGLKDMGAARRFAEFAPQRAPIRATGLDDLTI
- a CDS encoding amidohydrolase family protein, encoding MTDALLIRSAAAFLDEQGGVVPGQDILVTNGVITAVGPREEMASRPAAKGAKVLDLGSLLVFPGLMNSHVHFAFNGTDNVREVYLAETPEERVARALDNACVMALSGVTTARDCGSDIPVMQAMLAAADEGEAVLPNLLMCGPPITAICGHLHYMGGEATTSDEVRALVRQTRAAGARSAKVMATGGQMTPGTLPEVAAFELAELTALVEEARSLDMSTVSHCLSSEGTIRSARAGFDSIEHCAFFERTGEGWLERVYRQDVTDAIRASGSAVMMGLAASTKALEGVRATGEGTPHEHFRLAQERRMMRIFKQMADQGIPMICGTDAGTAATPFDETWREIVMMVEAGLTPLQAIRNATTIVARAMRIDHEAGAIRAGLRADLIALADNPLENPAAFRTPAWVMVRGREILSSPMTSP